From Streptomonospora salina, the proteins below share one genomic window:
- a CDS encoding extracellular solute-binding protein, giving the protein MATAMLGSGALLLATACGGGGDSADGGEINLVLDTFGTPGYNARIQAFEEEHPDVTIEERNVADVADYTPQLQQNLAAGSGAGDVVMVEEANVAQFYAQSDQFVDLNDHNGAELEDNFLPWKWDQGHNSDGALLGLGTDIGSMSMCYNMPLFEDAGLPTDPEELGESWETWDDFIASGEEFMDAETGASFVSTVQPYFRAVLAQKGGEPYQNRDGELIIEQQQSTRDAYDTVTEMADVGLSGSLQIWSEEWNAGIQNNAFATLPCPAWMLGTLEDTAGDEGTNQWNVASVPGEGGNWGGSFLSVPSQTENQDMAIELAKFLTSKEGQLSAWEEANLLPSNPEALKDPKVTEFTRGYFNDAPVGEIFSATALELEPIYFGPDTQAIDDGFRSAVESVEQGQASPEEGWEAALQEAERATGEG; this is encoded by the coding sequence GTGGCAACCGCGATGCTGGGGAGCGGAGCGCTGCTCCTGGCTACCGCGTGCGGTGGCGGAGGAGACTCCGCCGATGGCGGCGAAATCAACCTCGTTCTGGACACCTTCGGGACCCCGGGCTACAACGCCCGTATCCAGGCCTTCGAGGAAGAGCACCCCGACGTCACCATCGAAGAGCGCAACGTCGCCGACGTGGCCGACTACACGCCCCAGCTGCAGCAGAACCTCGCCGCCGGAAGCGGCGCGGGCGACGTGGTCATGGTCGAAGAGGCCAACGTCGCGCAGTTCTACGCCCAGTCCGACCAGTTCGTGGACCTCAACGACCACAACGGTGCCGAGCTCGAAGACAACTTCCTGCCCTGGAAGTGGGACCAGGGCCACAACTCCGACGGCGCCCTGCTGGGTCTGGGCACCGACATCGGCTCGATGAGCATGTGCTACAACATGCCGCTGTTCGAGGACGCCGGCCTGCCCACCGACCCGGAGGAGCTCGGCGAATCCTGGGAGACCTGGGACGACTTCATCGCCAGCGGCGAGGAGTTCATGGACGCCGAGACGGGCGCGTCCTTCGTTTCGACGGTCCAGCCCTACTTCCGCGCGGTCCTGGCCCAGAAGGGCGGCGAGCCGTACCAGAACCGCGACGGCGAGCTGATCATCGAGCAGCAGCAGTCCACGCGCGACGCCTACGACACCGTGACCGAGATGGCCGACGTCGGACTGTCCGGCAGCCTGCAGATCTGGTCGGAGGAGTGGAACGCCGGCATCCAGAACAACGCCTTCGCCACGCTGCCGTGCCCGGCCTGGATGCTGGGCACCCTCGAGGACACCGCCGGCGACGAAGGCACCAACCAGTGGAACGTCGCCAGCGTCCCCGGCGAAGGCGGCAACTGGGGCGGCTCCTTCCTCTCGGTGCCTTCCCAGACCGAGAACCAGGACATGGCCATCGAGCTGGCCAAGTTCCTGACCAGCAAGGAAGGACAGCTCAGTGCCTGGGAGGAAGCCAACCTGCTGCCGTCCAACCCGGAGGCGCTGAAGGACCCGAAGGTCACCGAATTCACCCGGGGCTACTTCAACGACGCCCCCGTCGGCGAGATCTTCAGCGCCACCGCCCTGGAGCTTGAGCCGATCTACTTCGGCCCCGACACCCAGGCCATCGACGACGGGTTCCGCAGCGCCGTCGAGTCCGTCGAGCAGGGCCAGGCCTCGCCCGAGGAAGGCTGGGAGGCGGCTCTGCAAGAGGCCGAGCGCGCCACCGGCGAAGGCTGA
- a CDS encoding carbohydrate ABC transporter permease yields the protein MWSRLDIRTSPYLFITPFFLLFGIFGLFPLLYTVWVSLHDWSLIGGNEGFVGLDNFVRLAGDEKFWSALYNTLGIFTIAVVPQLLLALMLADTLNRRIRFANLFRMTLVLPYITSVAALAIVFSVVFGGEQFGLINQVLGSIGLDPISWQGDRYWSWAAIATMIDWRWTGYNALIYLAAMQSVPKDVYEAADLDGASRARQFVQITVPLLRPTIIFTVIISTIGQMQLFTEPTIFGNNGYAGGTQGQFQTVMMLVFQETFDYQNFGYAAAISWVLFLIVVVMGLINVWLTSRIKGAE from the coding sequence ATGTGGAGCAGGCTCGACATCCGGACCTCGCCTTACCTGTTCATCACCCCGTTCTTCCTGCTGTTCGGGATCTTCGGCCTGTTCCCGCTGCTCTACACGGTGTGGGTGTCCCTGCACGACTGGAGCCTCATCGGGGGCAACGAGGGCTTCGTCGGCCTGGACAACTTCGTGCGCCTGGCCGGCGACGAGAAGTTCTGGAGCGCGCTCTACAACACGCTGGGCATCTTCACCATCGCGGTCGTGCCCCAGCTGCTCCTCGCCCTGATGCTGGCGGACACCCTCAACCGCAGGATCCGCTTCGCCAACCTGTTCCGGATGACGCTGGTCCTGCCCTACATCACCTCGGTCGCCGCGCTGGCGATCGTCTTCAGCGTGGTCTTCGGCGGCGAGCAGTTCGGCCTGATCAACCAGGTCCTGGGATCCATCGGACTGGACCCGATCTCCTGGCAGGGGGACCGCTACTGGTCCTGGGCCGCGATCGCCACGATGATCGACTGGCGCTGGACCGGCTACAACGCGCTCATCTACCTCGCCGCGATGCAGTCGGTGCCCAAGGACGTCTACGAGGCCGCCGACCTCGACGGCGCCTCCCGCGCGCGGCAGTTCGTCCAGATCACCGTGCCGCTGCTGCGGCCCACGATCATCTTCACGGTCATCATCTCCACCATCGGCCAGATGCAGCTGTTCACCGAGCCGACGATCTTCGGCAACAACGGCTACGCCGGCGGCACGCAGGGCCAGTTCCAGACGGTGATGATGCTGGTCTTCCAGGAGACGTTCGACTACCAGAACTTCGGCTACGCCGCCGCGATCTCCTGGGTGCTGTTCTTGATCGTGGTCGTCATGGGACTCATCAACGTGTGGCTCACCAGCCGGATCAAGGGGGCGGAATGA
- a CDS encoding carbohydrate ABC transporter permease, with the protein MTATTIERPARPHDERPRRPRRRRSGGGLRRMRQATPLTYFALILTFVLSVFPLWWMIVVATRTTTAASQFPPALLPGGNLVDNVGRLFTNNSANFLTGLMNSIIASTTVAASVVFFCSLAGFALAKLQFKGRGFFTVAVVVTMAVPVQIGLVPLLILMDWLNWRGDLQSVIVPFMVSGFGVFLMRQYVLQTIPDDLMEAARIDGCSTFRIYWSVVLPALRPAMVVLGLLTFMQTWNEFIWALAVLTPDNPTVQFSIQQLNESAYSRDFALMFTGATFATLPLLIIFFVFGRQLVGRIMEGAIKA; encoded by the coding sequence ATGACGGCCACGACCATCGAGCGACCCGCCCGGCCGCACGACGAGCGGCCCCGCCGCCCGCGGCGCAGGCGCTCCGGCGGCGGTCTGCGCCGGATGCGCCAGGCCACACCGCTCACCTACTTCGCACTGATCCTGACCTTCGTGCTGTCGGTCTTCCCGCTGTGGTGGATGATCGTCGTCGCCACGCGCACCACCACGGCCGCGTCGCAGTTCCCGCCGGCGCTCCTGCCGGGCGGCAACCTCGTCGACAACGTGGGCCGGCTCTTCACCAACAACTCGGCCAACTTCCTGACCGGCCTGATGAACTCGATCATCGCCTCCACCACGGTGGCGGCCTCGGTCGTGTTCTTCTGCTCGCTGGCCGGATTCGCCCTGGCCAAGCTGCAGTTCAAGGGGCGCGGCTTCTTCACCGTGGCCGTCGTGGTCACCATGGCCGTGCCGGTGCAGATCGGGCTGGTCCCGCTGCTGATCCTGATGGACTGGCTGAACTGGCGGGGCGATCTGCAGTCGGTGATCGTGCCGTTCATGGTCAGCGGCTTCGGCGTGTTCCTGATGCGCCAGTACGTCCTGCAGACCATCCCCGACGACCTGATGGAAGCCGCCCGCATCGACGGGTGCTCCACCTTCCGGATCTACTGGAGCGTCGTCCTGCCGGCGCTGCGCCCGGCCATGGTCGTGCTGGGCCTGCTGACGTTCATGCAGACCTGGAACGAGTTCATCTGGGCGCTGGCCGTGCTCACCCCGGACAACCCGACCGTCCAGTTCTCCATCCAGCAGCTGAACGAATCGGCGTACTCGCGTGACTTCGCCCTGATGTTCACCGGCGCGACCTTCGCGACGCTCCCCTTGCTGATCATTTTCTTCGTGTTCGGCCGCCAGCTGGTCGGGCGCATCATGGAAGGTGCGATCAAAGCGTGA
- a CDS encoding GH1 family beta-glucosidase: MSTVADPAAETAGGADPAVRFPADFVWGASTASFQIEGATTADGRGPSIWDTFSATPGKVLNGDTGDPAVDHYRRYAEDVGIMSELGIGAYRFSVAWPRVLPEGGGTVNQAGLDFYERLLDRLLEAGITPWPTLYHWDLPQALEDKGGWPERDTAYRFAEFAEALRDRFGDRVRDWTTLNEPWCAAFLGYADGVHAPGRRDPAAALAAAHHLLLGHGLAAQVLREGGSERRVGLTLNQTTVRPYTTSPADVAVARRADGARNRIFTGPLFQGSYPADIREDLAGISDFSFVRDGDLDLVSAPLDHVGVNYYTPEWVSATAEGIDPERVESGGDGGAFVGCDDVVFVNQGLPRTGIGWEIDATGLYEVLVRLSAECPGVPLYVHENGAAYDDEVGPDDRVHDPERVAYIDAHLRIVHEALKAGVPMRGYFVWSLLDNFEWAWGYSKRFGVVHVDYETQVRRVKDSGRWYADVVGAGGLPR; encoded by the coding sequence GTGTCCACCGTCGCCGATCCGGCGGCCGAGACCGCCGGCGGCGCCGACCCCGCCGTCCGCTTCCCCGCGGACTTCGTGTGGGGCGCCTCCACCGCTTCCTTCCAGATCGAAGGAGCCACCACCGCCGACGGGCGGGGCCCCAGCATCTGGGACACCTTCTCGGCGACCCCGGGCAAGGTGCTCAACGGAGACACCGGCGACCCCGCCGTCGACCACTACCGGCGCTACGCCGAAGACGTCGGGATCATGAGCGAACTCGGCATCGGCGCCTACCGCTTCTCCGTCGCCTGGCCGCGGGTTCTGCCCGAGGGCGGCGGCACCGTCAACCAGGCCGGGCTCGACTTCTACGAACGGCTGCTCGACCGCCTGCTGGAAGCCGGGATCACCCCCTGGCCCACCCTTTACCACTGGGACCTGCCCCAGGCTCTGGAGGACAAGGGCGGCTGGCCCGAGCGCGACACCGCCTACCGCTTCGCCGAGTTCGCCGAAGCGCTGCGCGACCGGTTCGGCGACCGCGTCCGCGACTGGACCACGCTCAACGAGCCCTGGTGCGCGGCCTTCCTCGGCTACGCCGACGGGGTGCACGCGCCCGGCCGCCGCGACCCGGCGGCCGCGCTCGCCGCAGCCCACCACCTGCTGCTGGGCCACGGCTTGGCGGCGCAGGTGCTGCGCGAGGGCGGATCCGAGCGCCGCGTGGGGCTGACCCTCAACCAGACCACGGTGCGCCCGTACACGACCTCGCCGGCCGACGTGGCGGTGGCCCGCCGCGCCGACGGGGCGCGCAACCGCATCTTCACCGGTCCCCTGTTCCAGGGGAGCTATCCCGCCGACATCCGCGAGGACCTCGCCGGCATCAGCGACTTCTCCTTCGTGCGCGACGGCGACCTGGACCTCGTCTCGGCGCCGCTGGACCACGTGGGCGTCAACTACTACACGCCCGAATGGGTCTCGGCCACCGCCGAGGGCATCGACCCCGAGCGCGTCGAGAGCGGCGGTGACGGCGGTGCCTTCGTCGGCTGCGACGACGTGGTCTTCGTCAACCAGGGCCTGCCGCGCACCGGCATCGGCTGGGAGATCGACGCCACCGGGCTGTACGAGGTCCTGGTGCGACTGTCGGCAGAATGCCCGGGAGTGCCCCTGTACGTCCACGAGAACGGTGCGGCCTACGACGACGAGGTCGGCCCCGACGACCGGGTCCACGACCCCGAGCGGGTGGCCTACATCGACGCTCACCTGCGTATCGTGCACGAGGCGCTGAAAGCGGGCGTGCCCATGCGCGGCTACTTCGTCTGGTCGCTGCTGGACAACTTCGAATGGGCCTGGGGCTATTCGAAGCGCTTCGGCGTGGTCCACGTCGACTACGAGACCCAGGTGCGCCGCGTGAAGGACAGCGGCCGCTGGTACGCCGACGTCGTCGGTGCAGGTGGCCTGCCCAGGTAG
- a CDS encoding LacI family DNA-binding transcriptional regulator — MSGARRPTLEMVAVRAGVGRGTVSRVINGSDQVSPATREAVRNAVSELGYVPNHAARTLVTRRTDTVALVVPEPNDRLFAQPFFAHVVRGVSATLNERDLQLLLTTVRSADEYGRLGDYLTAHHVDGVLLVSLHADDPLPDRLAEAGVPCVIGGRPSWPTSHPIHYVDIDNVGGAHTATRRFVETGRRDIATVAGPPDMVAGEDRLEGYLKAMRESGLPTPPERIRRGDFSYESGEAATRELLEAAPGMDALFVASDPMALAAMRVLRESGRRIPDDVAVIGYDDSSFASHSDPPLTSVHQPTERMGGEMARILADVAIPGEADASEQVLDTELVVRESG, encoded by the coding sequence ATGAGTGGGGCCCGGCGGCCGACGCTGGAGATGGTGGCCGTGCGCGCCGGAGTCGGCCGCGGCACCGTTTCCCGCGTGATCAACGGGTCGGACCAGGTCAGCCCGGCGACACGCGAAGCGGTGCGCAACGCCGTCTCGGAGCTGGGCTACGTCCCCAATCACGCGGCACGCACCCTGGTCACCCGGCGCACGGACACCGTCGCGCTCGTGGTGCCCGAGCCCAACGACCGGCTGTTCGCCCAGCCGTTCTTCGCCCACGTCGTCCGCGGGGTCAGCGCCACGCTCAACGAGCGCGACCTGCAGCTGCTGCTGACGACCGTGCGCTCCGCCGACGAGTACGGCAGGCTCGGGGACTACCTGACCGCCCATCACGTCGACGGCGTGCTGCTGGTGTCGCTGCACGCCGACGACCCGCTACCGGACCGGCTGGCGGAGGCGGGCGTCCCGTGCGTGATCGGCGGCCGGCCGTCGTGGCCGACCAGCCACCCCATCCACTACGTGGACATCGACAACGTCGGCGGGGCGCACACCGCCACCCGCCGGTTCGTCGAGACGGGGCGGCGCGACATCGCCACGGTGGCCGGCCCGCCGGACATGGTCGCCGGCGAAGACCGGTTGGAGGGCTACCTCAAGGCCATGCGCGAAAGCGGCCTGCCCACTCCGCCGGAGCGGATCAGGCGCGGCGACTTCAGCTACGAGAGCGGCGAGGCCGCCACTCGCGAGCTGCTGGAAGCGGCGCCCGGCATGGACGCCCTGTTCGTGGCCTCGGACCCCATGGCGCTGGCGGCCATGCGGGTGCTGCGCGAATCGGGGCGGCGCATCCCCGACGACGTGGCGGTGATCGGCTACGACGACTCCTCGTTCGCCTCGCACAGCGACCCGCCGCTGACCAGCGTCCACCAGCCCACCGAGCGCATGGGCGGGGAGATGGCGCGCATCCTGGCCGACGTCGCCATCCCCGGTGAGGCCGACGCCAGCGAGCAGGTGCTCGACACCGAGCTGGTGGTGCGCGAGTCCGGATGA